In Pleurocapsa sp. PCC 7319, the following are encoded in one genomic region:
- a CDS encoding HPF/RaiA family ribosome-associated protein, protein MQIPLQITYRGFPPSEAIAAKIRQQVEKLHQFSDRITSCQVMVEAPHQHHRQGNIYHVRINLTLPGKELVIARNSSQNHAHEDLYVAIRDAFAAAQRQLKHYAAVQKS, encoded by the coding sequence ATGCAAATACCTTTACAAATTACCTACCGTGGTTTTCCTCCTTCAGAAGCGATTGCAGCGAAGATTCGTCAACAGGTCGAAAAGTTACATCAATTTTCAGACCGCATTACTAGCTGTCAAGTTATGGTGGAGGCACCCCATCAACATCATCGTCAAGGTAATATCTATCACGTGCGAATTAATCTAACTTTACCTGGAAAAGAGTTGGTAATCGCTCGAAATTCATCCCAAAACCATGCTCATGAAGATCTTTATGTAGCGATTCGTGATGCTTTTGCCGCCGCACAACGTCAACTAAAACACTACGCTGCTGTTCAAAAATCGTGA
- a CDS encoding LysR family transcriptional regulator codes for MSDIPFTLDQLRILKAISTEGSFKRAADSLYVSQPAVSLQVQNLEKQLNVPLFDRGGRRAQLTEAGHLLLSYGERVISLCQETCRAIEDLQNLQGGTLIVGASQTTGTYLIPRMIGLFREKYSDVSVQLQVHSTRRTSWAVANGQVDLAIIGGEVPTELHEVLNIIPYADDELALILPPTHVLAQETAIQKEDLYKLNFITLDSQSTIRKVIDQVLTRYEIDPRRLKIEMELNSIEAIKNAVQSGLGSAFVSTTAIEKELEMGILHQAKIQDVRIGRTLAVIVNPNRYCSKAAEAFSKEILPKFSTKEEFKAIDTLYKNPLEIR; via the coding sequence ATGTCTGATATTCCTTTTACTTTGGATCAACTCCGCATACTTAAGGCAATCTCCACTGAGGGCAGCTTTAAACGAGCAGCTGATAGTCTCTATGTTTCTCAACCTGCTGTAAGTCTGCAAGTACAAAATTTAGAAAAGCAGTTAAATGTGCCTTTATTTGATCGCGGTGGACGTAGAGCGCAGTTAACAGAGGCAGGACACTTATTACTCAGTTATGGAGAACGGGTGATTTCTCTGTGCCAAGAAACCTGTCGAGCGATCGAAGATTTACAAAATCTCCAGGGTGGTACTTTAATTGTTGGCGCATCTCAAACTACGGGAACATATTTGATTCCTCGGATGATTGGTCTATTTCGTGAAAAGTATTCTGATGTTTCGGTACAGCTTCAGGTTCATTCTACCCGTCGTACTTCTTGGGCTGTGGCCAACGGACAGGTAGATTTAGCAATTATTGGCGGAGAAGTTCCCACCGAGCTACATGAAGTATTGAATATTATTCCCTATGCTGACGATGAATTAGCTCTGATTTTGCCTCCTACTCATGTCTTGGCTCAAGAAACAGCGATCCAAAAAGAAGATTTATATAAATTAAATTTTATAACTCTAGACTCTCAATCTACAATTCGCAAAGTGATCGATCAGGTATTGACCCGTTACGAAATCGATCCTAGGCGGCTGAAAATTGAGATGGAACTAAATTCTATCGAAGCAATTAAAAATGCGGTACAGTCTGGCTTGGGATCGGCTTTTGTTTCCACAACGGCGATCGAAAAAGAGTTAGAAATGGGAATTTTGCACCAAGCCAAAATCCAAGATGTCAGAATAGGACGAACTTTGGCGGTGATTGTTAATCCTAATCGCTATTGTTCTAAAGCGGCTGAGGCATTTAGTAAAGAAATTTTACCTAAGTTTTCTACTAAAGAAGAATTTAAAGCGATTGACACTCTCTATAAAAACCCTCTAGAGATCAGATAA
- a CDS encoding UPF0182 family protein has product MKPSKVYITIAFLLLLLGFSVSTTLVHLLTEVWWFNSVGFTQVLWTRLTWQILIWVFTFVVYALFLWGNYWLAMRGQPPNYLRLLVNGSWNAESRRVINYAVLILISFVALVAATASIDAWEIVLKYLHPSSFGSSEPIFGKDISFYVFRLPLYEGIHYWLWGLIVLAVIVSVLAYGFNGSLKSDRFTRTGIRISQFAQVHLSLLSAAIALLVAWGFWLARYQLLYSTSGVVFGAGYTDVHAKLLAYQLLRILAVLIAVFLIVSTKQRKLTLPLSGIGLFFVSLLLINHLYPWFIEQLIVNPNELAKETPYIEHNIKFTQAAYHLDDVQRQNYAAEAQLDRQTLARNQSTIDNIRLWDYRPLLSTYQQLQEIRLYYKFRDVDVDRYHLNGDYQQVMLSARELDFNSVPQEAQTWVNQRLKYTHGYGLVMSPVNRFTADGLPELYLKNIPPVSTVDLKINQPAIYYGEETNNYIFTGTTTPEFDYPLGDANAFTHYDGQGGIPLSSIWHRLAYAFDRRSLQILISNYFTNQSRIHYYRQIQTRVKHIAPFLRFDHDPYLTVINGRLQWIIDTYTSSDRYPYSEPVGVTEILPRSSRVNYIRNSVKVMVDAYDGTLQFFVVDEEDPVLATYRQIFPSLFIPRKATPPEVKAHFRYPQDLFKLQAQMYLSYHMSDPEVFYNREDLWNFPRQIYEGNEVAVEPYYLMVKLPGEKQIGFILIEPFTPAKKDNAIAWMAARSNGKDYGKLLLYTFPKQKLVYGPRQIEARIDQTPQISQQFTLWSQAGSKVIRGDLLVIPIEQSLLYIEPVYLRAEQGELPELKRVIVAYDKAVVMEKNLEQSLANIFGARQVEKPIASPITNRDLISIKSAWETYQQAQQALRQGNWSEYGRYQQELGELLQQLNQNRHP; this is encoded by the coding sequence ATGAAGCCTTCTAAAGTTTATATCACGATCGCCTTTTTGTTGTTATTACTAGGATTTTCTGTATCCACCACCCTAGTCCATCTACTTACAGAAGTCTGGTGGTTTAATAGCGTTGGTTTTACTCAGGTTTTGTGGACACGGCTAACTTGGCAAATTCTGATTTGGGTTTTTACCTTTGTTGTCTACGCTTTGTTTTTGTGGGGTAACTATTGGCTAGCAATGCGTGGTCAGCCTCCAAACTACTTACGTTTGCTTGTCAATGGTAGCTGGAATGCAGAAAGTAGAAGGGTTATAAATTATGCTGTGTTAATTTTAATTAGTTTCGTAGCATTGGTGGCAGCTACTGCCAGCATTGATGCCTGGGAAATAGTCTTAAAGTATCTGCATCCTTCTTCTTTCGGCAGTAGTGAGCCAATCTTCGGCAAAGACATTAGTTTTTATGTTTTTCGACTACCACTTTATGAGGGTATTCATTACTGGTTGTGGGGGTTGATTGTCTTGGCAGTGATTGTGTCAGTTCTAGCCTATGGTTTCAATGGGTCGCTCAAATCGGATCGCTTCACCCGAACTGGAATTAGAATCAGTCAGTTTGCCCAAGTTCATTTGAGTTTACTCTCAGCAGCGATCGCTCTCTTGGTTGCCTGGGGTTTTTGGTTAGCTCGTTATCAGTTGCTTTACTCAACTAGCGGAGTAGTTTTCGGTGCTGGTTATACGGATGTTCATGCCAAACTCTTAGCTTACCAATTGTTGAGAATTTTAGCCGTATTGATCGCAGTCTTCTTGATTGTTTCCACCAAGCAACGGAAACTCACCTTACCCTTGAGTGGTATCGGTCTATTTTTTGTTTCTTTATTGTTGATTAATCATCTCTATCCCTGGTTTATTGAGCAATTAATTGTTAATCCCAATGAATTAGCTAAAGAAACACCTTATATCGAACACAATATCAAATTTACCCAGGCTGCTTACCACCTAGATGATGTGCAGCGTCAGAATTATGCTGCTGAAGCTCAACTCGATCGTCAGACTTTAGCCCGTAATCAATCTACAATTGATAACATTCGTCTTTGGGATTACCGTCCCTTACTCAGTACCTATCAGCAACTTCAGGAAATCCGCCTCTATTACAAATTTAGGGATGTTGATGTAGACCGCTATCATCTCAACGGAGACTATCAACAGGTTATGCTTTCAGCCAGAGAACTGGATTTTAATAGTGTTCCCCAGGAAGCTCAAACTTGGGTCAATCAACGGCTAAAGTATACCCACGGTTACGGTTTGGTGATGAGTCCAGTCAATCGGTTTACTGCTGATGGTTTGCCCGAACTTTACCTGAAAAATATTCCTCCTGTCTCCACTGTAGATTTAAAGATTAACCAGCCTGCAATCTACTATGGAGAAGAAACCAATAACTATATCTTCACAGGCACTACTACTCCTGAATTTGATTACCCCCTTGGCGATGCCAATGCTTTTACTCACTATGATGGCCAAGGTGGTATACCTCTATCCTCTATTTGGCATAGATTAGCCTATGCTTTCGACCGACGTAGTCTGCAAATTTTAATCTCCAATTACTTTACTAATCAGTCTCGGATTCATTATTATCGACAGATTCAAACACGAGTAAAACACATCGCACCGTTTTTACGCTTCGACCATGATCCTTATCTGACAGTTATTAATGGTAGATTGCAGTGGATTATCGATACTTATACAAGTAGCGATCGCTATCCTTATTCGGAGCCAGTTGGAGTCACGGAAATTCTCCCCAGAAGCAGTCGGGTTAACTATATACGTAACTCGGTGAAAGTAATGGTTGATGCCTATGATGGCACACTACAGTTTTTTGTCGTCGATGAAGAAGATCCCGTTCTCGCCACCTATCGCCAAATCTTTCCCAGCCTCTTTATTCCCCGCAAAGCAACTCCCCCCGAAGTTAAAGCTCATTTTCGTTACCCTCAGGATCTATTTAAACTCCAAGCACAGATGTATCTCTCTTATCACATGAGCGATCCAGAAGTATTCTACAATCGCGAAGATTTATGGAATTTTCCGCGACAAATCTATGAAGGGAATGAGGTGGCTGTAGAGCCATATTATCTAATGGTGAAACTTCCAGGGGAGAAACAGATCGGATTTATTCTTATTGAGCCTTTTACCCCGGCTAAAAAAGATAATGCGATCGCCTGGATGGCAGCTCGTTCAAATGGAAAAGACTACGGCAAGCTACTGCTATATACTTTTCCCAAACAAAAATTGGTTTATGGACCAAGACAAATTGAGGCGAGAATCGATCAAACACCACAAATTTCGCAGCAGTTTACCCTATGGAGTCAGGCAGGTTCCAAAGTAATTCGAGGAGACTTGTTAGTCATTCCCATTGAGCAGTCTTTACTCTACATTGAACCAGTTTATCTGCGAGCAGAACAGGGCGAATTACCAGAACTCAAGCGTGTGATTGTTGCTTATGACAAAGCAGTAGTCATGGAGAAAAATCTCGAACAATCTTTGGCCAATATTTTTGGAGCCAGGCAAGTCGAGAAGCCAATCGCCAGTCCCATAACTAACCGAGATCTAATCTCAATCAAATCGGCTTGGGAAACTTATCAACAAGCACAGCAAGCATTGCGTCAAGGAAATTGGAGTGAGTATGGACGTTATCAGCAAGAATTAGGCGAGCTGCTACAGCAATTGAATCAGAATCGTCACCCTTGA
- a CDS encoding serine/threonine-protein kinase, protein MEIICTRPGCANPLNVFGDLDHEARIRSIQQRYCTTCGMPLLLADRYIPFKLLGQGGFGAAFLSRDRYKPKMPLCVVKQFQPSGNLDAHELAIAQKLFQREAEVLEELGHKHPQIPDLYAFFTPIVPNRSRTGEEQYFYLAQEFIDGQDLETELETKGKFTEAEVREILTEILKVLQFVHENNSIHRDIKPSNIMRSKQGVLYLLDFGAVKQVAAGGSNQKKSTGIYSMGFAPPEQMSGSQVYPSTDIYALAVTCINLLTGKDTEELYDSFHHSWNWHSYAPQTSDRLVAILNKMLQEPPAQRFQSATEALAALQINQSPNTSPPSSAASNPAISAPKSGSSPVAPQNLPTPSKPPAPIKSRKPRFSLVEVLSSAAFTGFEGALLYISLTSLLTVSGLSLGIFGMTMGGLIFAQTRRLIEKIDFVIFAVITSAIIAMVPVLQGTLGIQSVLIIATMSAAGAIAVTAFFRLIYQLLSRLL, encoded by the coding sequence ATGGAAATTATTTGTACTCGTCCAGGTTGTGCTAATCCTCTTAATGTTTTTGGCGATCTTGACCATGAAGCCAGAATCAGAAGTATACAGCAAAGATACTGTACTACTTGTGGGATGCCTCTATTGTTAGCAGATCGTTATATTCCTTTCAAGTTGCTTGGTCAAGGGGGTTTTGGGGCCGCTTTTTTATCACGCGATCGCTATAAGCCCAAGATGCCGTTATGTGTAGTCAAGCAATTTCAACCCTCAGGTAATCTTGATGCTCATGAATTGGCAATTGCGCAAAAATTATTTCAAAGAGAAGCCGAGGTCCTAGAGGAATTAGGACATAAACATCCACAAATTCCTGATTTATACGCTTTTTTTACGCCAATTGTTCCCAATCGCAGTCGCACTGGAGAAGAACAGTATTTTTATTTAGCCCAAGAATTTATCGATGGGCAGGATCTAGAAACGGAGTTAGAGACGAAAGGGAAGTTTACAGAAGCTGAAGTGCGAGAAATTTTGACTGAAATTCTCAAAGTATTGCAGTTTGTCCATGAAAATAATTCTATACACCGAGATATTAAACCCTCTAACATCATGCGGAGTAAACAAGGAGTTTTATATCTCTTAGATTTTGGTGCAGTAAAACAAGTTGCAGCAGGTGGCAGCAATCAGAAAAAATCTACGGGAATCTATTCTATGGGTTTTGCTCCACCCGAACAAATGTCTGGTTCCCAAGTATACCCCTCGACAGATATCTACGCTCTAGCCGTTACCTGTATTAATCTCTTGACGGGAAAGGATACAGAAGAACTTTATGACTCCTTTCATCACAGTTGGAATTGGCACAGTTATGCTCCCCAAACTAGCGATCGTCTGGTAGCTATTTTAAATAAGATGTTACAGGAACCCCCCGCTCAACGTTTCCAATCGGCTACAGAGGCTCTTGCAGCCTTACAGATTAATCAATCTCCAAATACTTCTCCCCCATCTTCTGCTGCCTCGAATCCTGCCATTTCTGCTCCTAAATCTGGTTCTTCTCCAGTCGCTCCCCAAAATTTGCCTACTCCCTCTAAACCCCCAGCTCCTATAAAATCAAGAAAACCTCGTTTTTCTCTAGTGGAAGTTCTTAGTAGTGCAGCTTTTACAGGCTTTGAGGGAGCATTACTTTATATCAGTTTAACTAGTTTATTGACTGTTTCAGGTCTCAGTTTAGGTATCTTTGGCATGACCATGGGAGGATTGATTTTTGCTCAAACCCGTCGCCTGATCGAAAAAATTGATTTTGTAATTTTTGCGGTTATCACCTCAGCAATCATCGCTATGGTTCCAGTCTTACAAGGCACTTTAGGCATTCAATCTGTTTTAATAATTGCTACCATGTCTGCGGCGGGAGCGATCGCAGTTACAGCATTTTTTCGCCTAATTTATCAATTACTTTCCCGATTATTATAA